The DNA sequence GGTGTGGGGTATggttcatgtgaactctggtacaGTTGCTGCTGGTGTGAACGCAATCGTACTAAATCACGGAAGTGAACCGCTATTAATGACGTTTTATccgatgaaaatgtgtgtttgtgtgtttcactcactttcctgacaaGCGTGACTGGCATGCTGCAAATAGAAAGCTGTATGTCTCATCTCTGTTAATCTTCAGTGTTCTTCAGATCATTTGcagtacattcgtaagacagacgTAAGTGTCGTTATGTAACTGAAGCTTTGTAAACAAAACTAAtgattcaaaaatgtaaatatataaaagtgtagagagcaatgttatgcatttgccgccttctcctgtGCCGCCGTTACTAAGCAACgaggtaaacagctgctggcttgatgatgCAAACGAACTGTGTAATAACACAATATGAACGCAGTCCagtggggggaggggggagcaatCAAACTCGGGTGcggaccaggcaagtgaaccaagtgtgaaagcacccttaagtTCCACAGAGGAAATAGTAtaatgcaggtttggaacgacaaaaTGGTAAGTGaatgattacagaatttaaattttttttggtaacctatccctttaaagaaaggTACTAAGCATTATATCCGTAATTATTATTCATGAGCTAAGTTCTCTCCAAAGTAGGATCTAAAATGTTGCATTTACATGACATTGACAATTAGTATCCAAATTGTCAAAACAAACGGAAAAAAATTTAAAGTAACACAATATTACGTAACCAAATGTACTTTGTTGGAACCTGCGAGTCCTGTTTGATTCAGTGTATACACTGAAAGCaaagtaagtcactttggataaaagtgtcttctaAATGAATGAGTAGTTCGCATAAAAATGAACTTTACTACGTCCTAGGCTCCATTAAACTTTTTGTTATATTCCTCAGTTCATCTACAGACTGGACAAGCTTATAGCCTAGCAGAGCAAGAGTTCTGTTACAAAGAGATTGAACTGTCTGCACAATGTCAAAGTTCAGATGTACTCTCCAGCTCTGAGCTGTGGCTTTAGAGTCTCTTTTAGTGGAGTACTTGTAGTTCCATTCTGAAGAAGATGGGACAGTGCCATTGGTGTTATGAACAATCCATGTGAGCACTCTTTGATGCAGGTCCAGCCCCAGAAATCTGTATATCTCCTTGGACTTTTCCTCAGGATTCAAGGCCAAGTCTTCATAGCGTACCAAAAGATACCTCCCCCTCAGCCATGTGGGTTTTTGGAGGCTGGTCTCCACAGAATACTCAATATCTCTGCATGTTCTTGTTATCTGTGTCAGGTCCACGTACCGTGGTTGGCGGCCAGTGGCATTCCAGATCTTCCAGGCCCTGAATTTACTGGCAAAAGCAGTCATGCGGGAGGTGAGAATGGCTCGGGGGTCTCTCACCAAATGGACAATTCTCAAATCTAAACGGGGGTCTTCTGAAAGCGTACGTAGGTCACCTATCTCTGGGATACGAACTGTTTTTATGGCCACGTGACTTCGTGCTTGGCAAGCCTGAGAGGCTAGTGTGAGGTTCAAGGCCTGGCACTTTTTTGGACACCAGACTTCATCCGGTTGGCCTGCTAGAACCTCCTCGCCACCTTCCTGGCATACAGGTGGCGTGCACAGGGCGTGACTGGAGCTGCGGCGGAAATAGGCCCCGGTCATGTGATCCTGTGGTTCGGGGCGAATATAGCTCtccaggaagctgaactcacagTTGTAGAGATTGAGTAGGAGGTCTCGGTAGGCTCCCAGAAGAGCTCTGCCATCTAAAGCCCTTTGTAGACGGCTACTAGAATTGGTGAAGGCCTGCTGAACGTGAAAAAGAggctcaaaaacataaaatatgccAGGATGTTGATTGAAAAGTTGTCCAGTAAATGAGGAGCCACTCCGGGTTTGTGCAAACAGAAGGATGTGCTTTCGAGCGGTGACAGCACTAGTCTCATCAGGGACATGGCTGTCATAGCAGAGAGATTTCCATCTCTGCTCTGgggaagagaaaaagagaaagtgagATAATATGGTGCTCTGAAACCTCAGAGGACATTATAAGGTACAAAAGACCCAATTAGTTCAGCTTCGTCTTTAATCAATCATTTATCTGGGTAAGAAAATACCTGGAGCTTTAATTTAGGGAAAAGCACAGTATAATcttaacaaaaacataataaagtcCAGTGCAATTCAAAAACCAATTATATCCACAGAGAGGAAACGTACAGAAGTAATAATGTTGTTTTGAAGACTTGGATTCCCTCCGTCTGTGGTGGTAATTATTTCACCATTTtgaagcaatatttgaaaaaaaaattataaaattcaaATATGAACAACGGCATTTCTCCACATACGAAAAACGACTTTTGCTCAGAATGAACAATTACTATATATAGCAAGAGGGTGGAAGAATGATAATGCTTGTAATTATGGCTGATGAGAGACTGATTGTGCGTGGCACATTAGGTTGTGCGAGTCGACGCTTGCTCGAAGTGCAAACAGCTGGTCTGTGAGGACATATTACAGCAGATTAATGATGAGATAATTGTAGAATTAATTATTGACATTCCATCTCTTGCTTCTTACAGCGGATGAGGGGGGAATTTCCAGGTTGCATTTCTAACAGTTCTCTGCTAATTTCTTTCCTTACAAACTTACTCATTACAGAAGTGATGACCCGAGAGAGATAAGCCTATAGAGAGAATGTCATTTGAATCCTTAATAATGATCTTGTCAAACCAGCTAAAGCTATGTGCATAATCAAACATGAATTATAATTGAATTCAAATCTCTATGCAAACTATAATTTAATGGAGGGCTTAAACTGTGTCTAAAATGCATTCTGGCATTTTGTTTATACAGTAATATTGATTACACATGAATAGATAGGTCATTGCTGTTATGCAGTTTTTAAGTTCTGTAACTTTATGTCTGTATTTAAGTATTTCTACAACAGGGTTTTGAGATACATGATCTGGTCAAGCTCAAATACTTCATTTCGTTAATTCTATTTACAcaaaggaaagaaaataaaaagactgtTTCTGTGTTAGAagtaatttaattagatttttttatttgctgcTCTATTTATTTTATCCAGTATACTTCAGCATTAAATGAAAGTTCACTGTATGTTTTTGAATGCATATTATTGATCTCATAGTGAACAATTCATCTATGCATGTAAACAAATTTGTTTTCATCttgtactttttaataaaaatgtcacaaCTCAATATTCGAATGAAACAACATACCTCTCTCTTGCAAAGATCTGTCATTTTATCTGTTTAATTCCAGCTTTAATAAATATATGGTATTATGGGAACATGAAACTGTACGGCATAATAGAAATGACCCAGACACAGATAACAGGAAAACCttgtttatttgttaatctagaataaatgtaaatacaatccATAAGTGGGTTATTGTAAATctgatacaataaaaaaaacacacacatgatccaaaattcattttattttcattttaatttttaccaGTTACAGCACTGACCAGCAGAATGCTCAAACGATTTTAAATGTCATTGTGCAAATCTAATGCTTCATGTTACAGGACAGTGACTCACCTTTACCCTGGCGTCCTTGGCAGTGGGCGGAGTCTTGGCATGGGCCACTGAAGGAGTCGTGGAGGGAACGGATGGCAGTGTACTGCACCCCCAAAGACGTGCACACGAGCAGAAGTAGAGTCTTCCACGAGCACTCCATACTACTCCGTCACCATCACATTCTTCACTCTGTCAGGAAGACAAGCATGAACTCTTATTTACTATAGCAACCTATGAATCAAAAAAGGAAGGATTGCACTTTTCTTTGTCAGttagaatagttttttttagactttaaaacatttaaaaaagagaaATTGCCAGATTGTAAACAGTGTGTCTGCTTTGCATTTGAGAGATCATTACACAGAGTTGTTTATGGAGTTTCATTACAAATAGGCAGATGTGAGATGCATCATCATTGTAGGAGCTAAAGTAAGGAGTTGGGACTGTATTAcatatttttcacatttgatcATTCTCACAATCACAGAATAGGCTACTTGGCACGATTAACACATTATTTCCACATTTAAATAATTGCAAAACCGTAAACCAAACCACAGTAACAAGGTGGTCATTTCTGTCGTCTGGACTCACAGATCAATCCATTCGCTGCTGCTCTCTCTTGATCTGTTAAGCTCCAATCTGATTTATTAGTCTACCATGAAACACAAATTTGTTTACAAAATACCAAGCTGATACAACAAGCAGCTCTGatgatgaaaaatgtaaatagtttaccAAAGTTTGCATATTATGAATTATGTAAACTGACTATATCTCACTTATACTATAATAACAATGTTCCTGTTTATGCAAGCCAGAATAAGCTGTGATGTGGACCAGCCCTTTTGCCTTTTTGTCAAACATCTGGCTATGAAAGACTAATGAGTTGGAAGCATTCATCTCTTTccatttgcatgtgctttaaaacagtaatgtgaatTCATCTACTTTTGAATGCCCAGAATTCAGCTCAAAACTCATGGCATCTAAGTATTAGTAGTTACAGATGACAACCCATGCTAGTTGGCCTTTCCTTTTCCAACATTTCAAATTGCCCGAACCTGCTCCAAAATCAATGTGTTGCTGCAGTTTTCAGTTTACACTGTTTGAGGTGTTGCTATTAGACATGCAATATCTGCAAGAAATTCTCTGCCTCTTATCACAATCTCATTTCTCTTCAAATGATGAAAATTAGTATCTTAAATAATGCAGTGCCTATTTTAGCTGTGATGAATGTTGCCACATGTTTCTCTTGAGCAAATCCTTAATATCCATTTCATCAAGGTGGCACAAGATTGGCAGTGATGGCCTCCAAGTACAATTTTCTATCTCTTTTAGTCTCTGAATGAATATGGTCTATGATATCAGCGATTTTGTAAGACAAAATGTAAGAAGCAGAAATGCCATATTACATATTCACTTCTGCAGCTAATATAAAGTAACTTGTCAGAAAAATGTAGCATGGCAGTTTTTGATGCTGTCAGCATTTCAACTACATTGTTAGAGCATACATTTACAAATGGCAATCAAGCACTCTACACATTCCTTATCAATGAACAGCATGTTGCTTGCCTTGGGTTACTTAAAATGTGCATGAAAAAGCTCTTGCTGCCCTGCTAATTTAGCATTCAATTTGGTGGTTTCCCCTGTGCTTTTTATTAGCACCTGAGATGAACTAGTCACCACTGCAGTTCTGTATATAATGACAGTTTTATACAGCAAGTAGCATAAAAGAGCTGTTACTAAACAGTCAAGCACTATCAGGATTGATCAAAATTGTTTGGTGTCTGTGACAATCAATATATTGAAATCTGCATGTGACCAGCTGGttgtatttttgtgaatctcTGGATGTGTCAGCTCtcttgtattttataaataactagaCTTTAATTTCCAAAAAACAGACCAAATACACATTATGATAGCTCttgaaatcaaaaatcaaaaaaatctaatctgGCATACAGTATACTTTAgcgtctatactgcagtaaagaCTGTCTTTCGCTTTTCAATCACTGCTATCTTGAAATCCTCATTGGCTACATCTCTTTTTAAACCATTTACAGGATTTTCAGGGTTGTCTCTTACAATAAAGTCTCTTATGATTCTGCTTTTTCATTCAACAAACTGATTACCACATTGGGAATAGGGGATTTATTTCCATCAGTGTGCACACTGAGAGCTTTTTCTGCCATTTGACAAAATCACTCCAGCCACATCGACCAACACAATCAAGCAGCACTGAGCCATCAGCTACTGGAAGAAAACTGATATCTATTTCTCTGTGTCACATTTATCCTAAGTAAATGCCTAGGTATTTTGACCTTGCTGTGTTAATATATATTCATCTGTATTTAAAAACTCATTACAGACATGTTAATGTCTCCAAAGATGACATCAAAGGATTCAAATAGTTTCTAATTTACCTCACCTAATAAATTTCAGAGTAGTTTGAGA is a window from the Carassius carassius chromosome 13, fCarCar2.1, whole genome shotgun sequence genome containing:
- the LOC132155703 gene encoding carbohydrate sulfotransferase 1-like, translating into MECSWKTLLLLVCTSLGVQYTAIRSLHDSFSGPCQDSAHCQGRQGKEQRWKSLCYDSHVPDETSAVTARKHILLFAQTRSGSSFTGQLFNQHPGIFYVFEPLFHVQQAFTNSSSRLQRALDGRALLGAYRDLLLNLYNCEFSFLESYIRPEPQDHMTGAYFRRSSSHALCTPPVCQEGGEEVLAGQPDEVWCPKKCQALNLTLASQACQARSHVAIKTVRIPEIGDLRTLSEDPRLDLRIVHLVRDPRAILTSRMTAFASKFRAWKIWNATGRQPRYVDLTQITRTCRDIEYSVETSLQKPTWLRGRYLLVRYEDLALNPEEKSKEIYRFLGLDLHQRVLTWIVHNTNGTVPSSSEWNYKYSTKRDSKATAQSWRVHLNFDIVQTVQSLCNRTLALLGYKLVQSVDELRNITKSLMEPRT